CTATTCACGCCTGCTATCCCCTGGCGAAGATCATCTGGCTGCGGGAAAATCAGCCGGAATTGTTCAAGCAGATGAAGTACGTAGGGTCTTTAAAGGATTATATTTTCTACAACATGACGGGCCAATGGGTCATCGATAAGTCGGCGGCCAGCACGAGCGGCATGTACAACGAGCATACGCTGGACTGGGACGATGAAATCCTGGCTTACGCCGGCGTGACGAAGGACTACATGCCTCCCGTCGTATCGACGACGTACAGCCATCCGCTGACCGACGAAGCGGCGGCAGCCATGCATCTGCCCAAGGGGCTTCCCGTCGTCATCGGCGCGACGGACGGCGTATTGGTCAACGTCGGCATCGGCGCAGTCGAACCGGGCCAGCTCAGCGGCACCATTGGCACGAGCGGCGCGCTGCGCATGCTGACGAAGGAACCGATGACGGACCCGCAGATGCGCACGTGGTGCTACAATCTGACCGACGACATGTGGGTAGCCGGCGGCGCTATCAACAACGGCGGCATGATTCTCCGCTGGGTCCGCGACAAGATCTGCCATTACGGCGGCAGCGCCCTGGAAAACCTGGACATCGACCCGTACGACCTCATGACCATGAAGGCGGAACACGTCGACGCCGGCGCCGACGGCCTCATCTGCCTGCCGTACTTTACAGGCGAACGGGCTCCGTACTGGAATTCGGAGCTGCGGGGCATGTTCTTCGGTTTCTCCCTCAACCACAGCCGATCCCACATGATCCGGGCCGTCATGGAGGGCATCTGCTACAGCCTGAACAGCGTCATGCAGGCCTTGAAGGAATTCGGAGAGGTGAAGGACATCCGCGTCAGCGGCAGCTTTACGAAATCGAGATTGTGGATTCAAATCCTGTCGGATGTCCTCAATCAGCCCATTACCTTGCCGGACAACAGCGAAGGCGCGGCATTCGGCGCCGCCGTACTGGGCTTTATTTCCAGCGGCAAGATGAAGAGCATCGCCGATACGGCTCACCTCGTCCATCCGCGCCGCATTTACACGCCGCAGGATGAAAACCGCGAAGTATACGACGAATTGTACGACATTTTCGTCCGCTTGTATCACAACTTACAGACTGAATTTTCCGATATTACGGAATATCAGAAGAAAATATAAGGAAGCAGAGAGGAGATAGATGATTATGGAATTACGGGATATCGGCGTCGTAGGCATGGCTGTCATGGGCAGCAATCTGGCCCTCAATATGGCCGACCACGGCTTTGCCGTATCGGTATACAACTACACGCCGGACTTGACGGAAAAATTTGTAACGGAACGGCCTCATGACAACATCAAAGGCTACTACGACTTGAAGGAATTTATCGGCTCCCTGAAAAAGCCCCGCAAGATCATGCTCATGATCATGGCTGGCGCGCCTGTAGACAGCATGATTGAACAGCTTATTCCCATCCTCGATGCCGGCGACATCATCATCGACGGCGGCAACTCGTACTTCGGCGACACGCGCCGCCGCTGCGAACGCTGCAGCGAAGCAGGCATCCACTTCTACGGCATGGGCATTTCCGGCGGCGAAAACGGCGCCCGCCGCGGCCCGTCCATCATGCCCGGCGGCAACAAGGACACGTATCCGGAAATCCAGCCGGTCTATGAAGCCATCGCCGCCAAGGCTGCCGACGGCAAGCCGTGCTGCACCTACATCGGCGAAGACGGTGCAGGCCATTACGTCAAGATGGTCCACAACGGCATCGAATACGCCGATATGCAGCTCATTTCCGAAGCGTACCTGCTCTTGAAATACGTCGGCGGCTACGACAACGCCAAGATTTCGGAAATTTTCCACCAATGGAATCAGGGCGAGCTCAAGAGCTTCCTCATCGGCATTGCCGCCGATATCTTCGCAGAAGACGACGAAGCAGGCGGACAGGTCGTAGACTACATCGTCGACGCTGCCGGCCAGAAGGGCACGGGCCGCTGGACGAGCATCGAATCGATGAAGCAGGGCGTAGATATTTCCATGATTACGGCGGCCTGCAACGCCCGCGTCATGTCCAACCAGCCGGGCCGCAAGGTGGCGCAGGAAGTCATCCATAAGCCGGCTCTTACGAAGCAGGAAGGGGAGGCCTTTATCGAAGCCGTCCGCCAGAGCCTGTACACGGCGAAAATCGTCGCCTATGCCCAGGGCTTCTCGCTGTACCGCAGCGCCTCGGAAACGTACGGCTGGAACCTCGACTACGGCAGCATCGCGTCTATTTTCCGGGCCGGCTGCATCATTCAGGCTGAGTTCCTGAACAAGATTACCGAAGCCTAC
This region of Megasphaera stantonii genomic DNA includes:
- the gnd gene encoding decarboxylating NADP(+)-dependent phosphogluconate dehydrogenase, yielding MELRDIGVVGMAVMGSNLALNMADHGFAVSVYNYTPDLTEKFVTERPHDNIKGYYDLKEFIGSLKKPRKIMLMIMAGAPVDSMIEQLIPILDAGDIIIDGGNSYFGDTRRRCERCSEAGIHFYGMGISGGENGARRGPSIMPGGNKDTYPEIQPVYEAIAAKAADGKPCCTYIGEDGAGHYVKMVHNGIEYADMQLISEAYLLLKYVGGYDNAKISEIFHQWNQGELKSFLIGIAADIFAEDDEAGGQVVDYIVDAAGQKGTGRWTSIESMKQGVDISMITAACNARVMSNQPGRKVAQEVIHKPALTKQEGEAFIEAVRQSLYTAKIVAYAQGFSLYRSASETYGWNLDYGSIASIFRAGCIIQAEFLNKITEAYEKNPNLENLMFDEFFLDKINANQASLRKIVCLAVSEGIPVPAYANAMEYIDAYSSPRVGANLIQALRDYFGAHTFKRVDKEGTFHHQWKEHYTK
- a CDS encoding gluconokinase, whose amino-acid sequence is MPMDSANQEVWIGVDVGTTGVRAIAYTEEGTNVCSSEAFYPLLTPHPDWAEESPLQIYEAIEQVVRKTADQLRYKNKELAGVALSTVMHSFAGLDDMKEPLMDMQTWADSRSTGIVREMKKNPELCRSFYERTGCPIHACYPLAKIIWLRENQPELFKQMKYVGSLKDYIFYNMTGQWVIDKSAASTSGMYNEHTLDWDDEILAYAGVTKDYMPPVVSTTYSHPLTDEAAAAMHLPKGLPVVIGATDGVLVNVGIGAVEPGQLSGTIGTSGALRMLTKEPMTDPQMRTWCYNLTDDMWVAGGAINNGGMILRWVRDKICHYGGSALENLDIDPYDLMTMKAEHVDAGADGLICLPYFTGERAPYWNSELRGMFFGFSLNHSRSHMIRAVMEGICYSLNSVMQALKEFGEVKDIRVSGSFTKSRLWIQILSDVLNQPITLPDNSEGAAFGAAVLGFISSGKMKSIADTAHLVHPRRIYTPQDENREVYDELYDIFVRLYHNLQTEFSDITEYQKKI